Proteins encoded by one window of Chryseobacterium aquaeductus:
- a CDS encoding four helix bundle protein, which yields MEYKNLDVWIEARKLTKLVYDSTKNYPKEEMFGLTNQIRKCAVSVPSNIPEGCGRNTSKETIHFLFIARGSLYEAETQFIYQQI from the coding sequence ATGGAATACAAAAATTTAGATGTATGGATTGAAGCAAGAAAATTAACTAAACTTGTCTATGATTCAACAAAAAACTATCCAAAAGAAGAAATGTTTGGATTAACAAATCAAATCAGAAAATGTGCAGTTTCTGTTCCATCAAATATTCCAGAAGGTTGCGGTAGAAATACTTCAAAGGAAACGATACACTTTTTATTTATTGCAAGAGGTTCTCTTTACGAAGCTGAAACTCAATTTATTTATCAGCAGATTTAG
- a CDS encoding anthranilate synthase component II, with translation MKILVFDNYDSFTYNLVQMIEKITSEKVDVYRNDEISLEEIEQYDKIILSPGPGIPEEAGILLDLIKKYASSKSILGVCLGQQAIAEAFGGTLINLSEIFHGVATSSKTTRDHVKLFKNLPEEIEVGRYHSWAVNPENFPEELEITAIDKDGMIMALQHRKYDVHGVQFHPESILTPDGETIIRNFLHT, from the coding sequence ATTAAAATATTGGTTTTCGACAACTACGATAGTTTTACTTATAATCTGGTTCAGATGATCGAAAAAATTACGAGTGAAAAGGTGGACGTTTATCGAAATGATGAGATTTCATTAGAAGAAATTGAGCAATACGATAAAATCATACTTTCGCCGGGTCCGGGAATTCCTGAAGAAGCCGGAATTTTGTTGGACTTGATTAAAAAATACGCTTCCTCAAAAAGTATTTTGGGAGTTTGTCTTGGTCAGCAGGCGATTGCAGAAGCTTTTGGAGGAACTTTAATTAATCTTTCAGAAATTTTTCACGGTGTTGCCACTTCTTCAAAAACCACCAGAGATCATGTGAAACTTTTTAAAAATTTACCTGAAGAAATTGAAGTTGGAAGATACCATAGTTGGGCGGTAAATCCGGAAAATTTCCCTGAGGAATTGGAAATTACAGCAATCGATAAAGACGGAATGATCATGGCTTTGCAACACAGAAAATACGATGTACACGGTGTTCAGTTTCATCCCGAAAGCATTTTAACGCCAGATGGCGAAACTATTATCAGAAATTTTCTCCATACTTAA
- a CDS encoding anthranilate synthase component I family protein: MFSNKIHIKTTSRKSLGDLQTPMNIYLQIRDKFRDTILLESSDLKSADNNFSFIAINAIAGIEIKNLHEFEIKLPNQNPEKKSLENINCTELLNHFSKIFVCEKTQNSIENTAQSLFGYTSFEAVQLFEKIRFKPQSNEIEIPILRYRLYQYVIAINHFNDEMHLIENEIDGIKSEVYTLENLIKNKHSVVFPFKKNGEETSNLTNEEYLELVAKAQKHCMRGDVFQLVLSRRFQQKFKGDEFNVYRALRNINPSPYLFFFDYGNYKLFGSSPESQLIIKDSKAIIHPIAGTFKRTGNFEEDLQSAEDLKNDAKENAEHTMLVDLARNDLGKMGKNVTVTKLKEIQLFSHVIHMVSEVTAELPDNTNPFQIVADTFPQGTLSGAPKYKALELINEYEKDSRGYYGGCIGMIGLNGECNQAIMIRTFLSKNNTLFYQAGAGLVAKSVPENELQEVNNKLNALKKAVEKAEKLVVG; the protein is encoded by the coding sequence ATGTTTAGCAACAAAATTCATATAAAAACAACCTCCAGAAAATCTTTAGGAGATCTTCAAACCCCAATGAACATTTATCTGCAGATAAGAGATAAATTCCGTGATACTATTTTACTTGAAAGTTCAGATCTGAAAAGTGCTGATAATAACTTTTCTTTTATTGCCATCAACGCAATTGCCGGAATTGAAATTAAAAATCTACATGAATTTGAGATCAAACTCCCCAATCAAAATCCTGAAAAAAAATCTTTAGAAAACATAAACTGCACAGAACTTCTCAACCATTTTTCTAAAATTTTTGTTTGCGAAAAAACTCAGAACTCTATTGAAAATACTGCGCAGAGTCTATTTGGGTACACAAGTTTTGAAGCGGTACAGTTGTTTGAAAAAATCAGGTTTAAACCGCAAAGCAACGAAATCGAGATACCAATTCTCCGTTACAGATTGTATCAATATGTCATTGCAATCAACCATTTCAACGACGAAATGCATTTAATAGAAAATGAAATTGATGGGATAAAATCTGAAGTGTACACGTTGGAAAATTTAATTAAAAACAAACATTCAGTTGTTTTTCCTTTCAAAAAAAATGGGGAAGAAACTTCAAATCTAACCAATGAAGAATATCTTGAATTGGTGGCTAAAGCGCAGAAACATTGTATGCGTGGTGATGTTTTCCAACTCGTTTTGAGCAGAAGATTTCAGCAGAAATTCAAAGGAGATGAGTTTAATGTTTATCGCGCATTGAGAAATATCAATCCTTCACCTTATCTATTCTTCTTCGATTACGGCAACTACAAATTATTTGGTTCTAGCCCTGAAAGTCAATTAATTATAAAAGACAGCAAAGCAATTATTCATCCTATTGCCGGCACTTTCAAAAGAACAGGAAATTTTGAAGAAGATCTGCAATCTGCCGAAGATTTGAAAAATGATGCTAAAGAAAATGCGGAGCACACGATGTTGGTGGATCTTGCAAGGAACGATCTGGGGAAAATGGGAAAAAATGTAACCGTCACCAAACTTAAGGAAATACAACTTTTCTCTCATGTAATTCACATGGTAAGCGAAGTTACCGCAGAATTACCAGACAACACAAATCCTTTTCAAATAGTTGCCGATACTTTTCCACAAGGAACTTTAAGCGGCGCACCAAAGTACAAAGCCCTCGAATTGATTAATGAATACGAAAAAGATTCGCGTGGGTATTATGGTGGCTGCATCGGCATGATCGGTCTGAATGGCGAGTGCAATCAGGCAATCATGATCAGAACTTTTTTGAGTAAAAACAATACACTTTTTTATCAGGCAGGTGCAGGATTAGTAGCTAAATCTGTTCCTGAAAATGAACTTCAGGAAGTCAATAATAAGCTGAATGCATTGAAAAAAGCAGTGGAAAAGGCAGAGAAATTGGTTGTTGGTTGA